A genomic stretch from Campylobacter lari subsp. concheus includes:
- a CDS encoding AAA family ATPase yields the protein MKILKFNEINFGSYENFKWDVNLEEFKIINIFYGRNYSGKTTLSRIARSFELKKKNEDFLEGKFTIELENGSSLNQDDVINSNLDIRVYNSDFAKENLNYLYDKKGNIKGFKSIGVEQKNIKEEIEKREEILAKRCEKLKNIQINQDDISKKQQDKMKTLNENLTNKAKVIKSSSNLTKQGNDYNKRNLEKDLVVIKNDVNIYILNDETQNKLVKILEDKEKQNINFTINFNKNNFQNILKHSSEILEKEIIIKENLTSELRQWLEEGLKFHTEHSSAQQCKFCNNPLTLERIAWIENNTKDDSGEKEQIEKELKYLLDNFENYKLELKKILQDIEYENFYSNYKDSFIVLKEQLGVIIANYNKELLKIEEKLKEKQKDVFTPIKLENINDFSDEIFLILNKIENLCKENDEYTEKLLTNQNEARERLRLNEVAKFAKDSDYFAIQDEIETLQQNINTLEESIKIQDNKINLLNKRIENYKAKLSNIETSTSNINKYLKSYFGHNLLELKAKKDDKGQLNGEFEILRNGKQAKNLSEGECSLVAFCYFVASLKDINTKDKNSIIWIDDPISSLDNNHIFFIFSLIENEIIKKDSFEQFFISTHNLDFLKYIKRLKKSKPKQNKNDKTEYEFPQYYFIERGVKESIETSEIKNLSRYLKKYTTEFNYLFEQIYKFKTIDTIGDEDLKTSLVYNFGNNLRKFLEIYLFFKYPNNFESLDQELIERFFNDTYQSDKIDENHQKMVAGIINRYQNEYSHLREILSRGMQPIDIEESKKIADFVLTMMKKNDKNQFKALVRSISNDR from the coding sequence ATGAAAATTTTAAAATTTAATGAAATAAATTTTGGTTCTTATGAAAATTTCAAATGGGATGTTAATCTTGAAGAATTTAAAATAATTAATATTTTTTATGGTAGAAATTATTCAGGTAAAACTACACTTTCAAGGATAGCTAGAAGTTTTGAGCTTAAAAAAAAGAATGAAGATTTTTTAGAAGGAAAATTTACAATAGAGTTAGAAAATGGTAGCTCCCTCAACCAAGATGATGTAATAAATTCTAATTTAGACATTAGGGTTTATAATAGCGATTTTGCAAAGGAAAACTTAAATTATTTATATGATAAAAAAGGTAATATAAAAGGTTTTAAAAGTATAGGGGTGGAGCAAAAAAATATAAAAGAAGAGATTGAAAAAAGAGAAGAAATTTTAGCAAAAAGATGTGAGAAGTTAAAAAACATACAAATAAATCAAGATGATATTTCTAAAAAACAACAAGATAAAATGAAAACTTTAAATGAAAACCTTACAAATAAAGCTAAAGTTATAAAAAGTAGTTCAAATTTGACAAAACAAGGTAATGACTATAATAAGAGAAATTTAGAAAAAGATTTAGTTGTAATTAAAAATGATGTAAATATCTATATTCTTAACGATGAAACACAAAATAAACTTGTAAAAATCTTAGAAGACAAAGAAAAGCAAAATATAAATTTTACAATTAATTTTAATAAAAATAATTTTCAAAATATTTTAAAACATTCATCAGAAATTCTTGAAAAAGAAATTATCATTAAAGAAAATTTAACAAGCGAATTAAGACAATGGCTGGAAGAAGGTTTAAAATTTCATACAGAGCATTCATCTGCACAGCAATGTAAATTTTGCAATAATCCTTTAACATTAGAAAGAATAGCTTGGATTGAAAACAACACAAAAGATGATAGTGGAGAAAAAGAACAGATTGAAAAAGAATTAAAATATTTATTAGATAATTTTGAAAATTATAAACTAGAATTAAAAAAAATATTGCAAGATATTGAATATGAAAATTTTTATTCTAATTATAAAGATAGTTTTATTGTCTTAAAAGAACAACTAGGGGTAATTATTGCGAATTATAACAAAGAGCTATTAAAAATAGAAGAAAAATTAAAAGAAAAACAAAAAGATGTTTTTACTCCCATAAAGTTAGAGAATATTAATGATTTTTCAGATGAGATATTTTTAATATTAAATAAAATTGAAAATTTATGCAAAGAAAATGATGAATACACAGAAAAATTATTAACAAATCAAAATGAAGCAAGAGAAAGATTAAGATTGAATGAAGTAGCAAAGTTTGCTAAAGATAGCGATTATTTTGCTATACAAGATGAAATTGAAACCTTACAACAAAATATAAATACTTTGGAGGAAAGTATTAAAATACAAGACAACAAAATAAACCTTTTAAATAAAAGAATAGAAAATTATAAGGCAAAGCTTAGTAATATAGAAACTTCTACAAGCAATATAAATAAATATTTAAAATCATATTTTGGACACAATTTATTAGAATTAAAAGCAAAAAAAGACGATAAAGGACAATTAAATGGAGAGTTTGAAATTTTAAGAAATGGCAAACAAGCTAAGAATTTAAGTGAGGGTGAGTGTAGCTTGGTAGCTTTTTGTTATTTTGTGGCAAGTTTAAAAGATATAAATACAAAAGATAAAAATTCTATCATATGGATAGATGACCCTATCTCCAGTCTTGATAACAATCATATATTTTTTATTTTTTCTTTGATAGAAAATGAAATAATAAAAAAAGATTCTTTTGAGCAATTTTTTATATCTACTCACAATTTAGATTTTTTAAAATATATAAAAAGATTAAAGAAAAGCAAACCCAAACAAAATAAAAACGATAAAACAGAGTACGAGTTTCCACAATACTATTTTATTGAAAGGGGTGTTAAAGAAAGTATAGAAACAAGCGAAATTAAAAATCTATCAAGATATTTGAAAAAATATACAACAGAATTTAATTATCTTTTTGAACAAATTTATAAGTTTAAAACCATCGATACTATAGGCGATGAAGATTTAAAAACTTCTCTTGTCTATAATTTTGGAAATAATTTAAGAAAATTTCTTGAGATTTACTTGTTTTTTAAATATCCAAATAATTTTGAGAGTTTAGATCAAGAACTAATCGAAAGATTTTTTAATGATACATATCAAAGTGATAAAATTGATGAAAATCATCAAAAAATGGTAGCAGGTATTATAAATAGATATCAAAATGAGTATTCACATTTAAGAGAGATACTTAGCAGAGGAATGCAACCTATTGATATAGAGGAAAGCAAAAAAATAGCTGATTTTGTTTTAACAATGATGAAGAAAAATGATAAAAATCAATT